A single region of the Streptomyces diastaticus subsp. diastaticus genome encodes:
- a CDS encoding CHAD domain-containing protein, producing MPRLPEPDHLPETAPGPDPAAAPVAAALRAEAAAFLRALRHHTEAAQDPQEAREAARALGRSARRLGAILHTFRPLLDREWADRLRPELTWLGGVLADEHLVAARLTRLLASLHRLSGPAAPRRGGPGIGTAKAGALLERRLTLARTRAHSACLTAFASARLHALVDEVALLGGEVPLAPDDRLRSGARADALAEAAARRLADAVAALPLHRAGHPYNADALALAVPAPDGQDTPWHQVRLLLRLHRYAQEVVAPGTGPGPRVAAARRALDQHRDASEAAHEAASAAATPRIAPTTAYALGVLHADQRHEVEAARYAFQRAWAEEAVGVGGEEPGRR from the coding sequence GTGCCCCGACTTCCTGAGCCGGACCACCTGCCCGAGACGGCCCCGGGCCCGGACCCGGCGGCGGCCCCCGTCGCCGCCGCCCTGCGCGCCGAGGCCGCGGCCTTCCTGCGGGCGCTGCGCCACCACACCGAGGCCGCCCAGGACCCGCAGGAGGCCCGGGAGGCGGCCCGCGCTCTGGGCCGCTCGGCGCGCCGCCTCGGCGCCATCCTGCACACCTTCCGCCCGCTGCTGGACCGGGAGTGGGCAGACCGGCTGCGGCCCGAGCTGACCTGGCTCGGCGGCGTCCTCGCCGACGAACACCTGGTCGCGGCCCGACTGACCCGGCTGCTCGCCTCGCTCCACCGCCTCTCCGGGCCGGCCGCGCCCCGCCGGGGCGGCCCGGGCATAGGGACGGCCAAGGCCGGGGCGCTGCTGGAGCGCCGCCTGACCCTGGCCCGGACCCGCGCCCACTCGGCGTGCCTGACGGCCTTCGCCTCGGCCCGGCTGCACGCCCTGGTCGACGAGGTCGCGCTGCTCGGCGGCGAGGTGCCGCTCGCCCCGGACGACCGGCTCCGCTCCGGCGCGCGCGCCGACGCCCTCGCCGAGGCCGCCGCCCGCCGCCTCGCCGACGCCGTGGCCGCCCTGCCGCTGCACCGCGCCGGCCACCCGTACAACGCCGACGCGCTGGCGCTCGCGGTACCGGCCCCGGACGGCCAGGACACCCCCTGGCACCAGGTCCGCCTGCTGCTGCGCCTGCACCGCTACGCCCAGGAGGTCGTCGCCCCCGGCACCGGGCCCGGCCCCCGCGTCGCCGCCGCCCGCCGCGCCCTCGACCAGCACCGCGACGCCTCCGAGGCCGCCCACGAGGCCGCCTCCGCCGCCGCCACCCCCCGTATCGCCCCGACCACCGCCTACGCCCTCGGCGTCCTCCACGCCGACCAGCGCCACGAGGTCGAGGCCGCCCGCTACGCCTTCCAGCGCGCGTGGGCGGAGGAGGCGGTGGGGGTGGGGGGCGAGGAGCCCGGGCGGCGGTGA
- a CDS encoding type 1 glutamine amidotransferase domain-containing protein, which produces MATPTPRILIIVTSAGEYESAGYRTGLWLGELTHFYDVAEAAGYGLTIASVDGGRVPIDPESLSHDVLADQGTGRRYADREFMNLLEDTVAVADVRPEEYDAVYLTGGHGTMFDFPRSKALGELVAAFHDGGRVVSAVCHGPSGLLDVVLADGEPLVRGRRVTGFSWPEEELAQRAEAVPFSLEERLRGLGAAYSVAEEPFAPYVVEDGLLITGQNPASAAPVAEAVVRALG; this is translated from the coding sequence ATGGCCACCCCGACCCCTCGCATCCTGATCATCGTCACCAGCGCCGGGGAGTACGAGAGCGCCGGCTACCGCACCGGCCTGTGGCTCGGCGAGCTGACCCACTTCTACGACGTGGCCGAGGCGGCCGGGTACGGCCTCACCATCGCCAGCGTGGACGGCGGGCGCGTCCCGATCGACCCGGAGAGCCTCTCCCACGACGTCCTCGCCGACCAGGGGACCGGACGGCGCTACGCCGACCGGGAGTTCATGAACCTGCTGGAGGACACCGTCGCCGTGGCCGACGTACGGCCCGAGGAGTACGACGCCGTCTACCTGACCGGCGGCCACGGGACGATGTTCGACTTCCCTCGGAGCAAGGCGCTCGGGGAGCTGGTCGCCGCGTTCCACGACGGCGGCCGGGTCGTCTCGGCCGTCTGCCACGGGCCGAGCGGCCTGCTGGACGTGGTGCTCGCCGACGGGGAGCCGCTGGTGCGCGGACGGCGGGTCACCGGCTTCTCCTGGCCCGAGGAGGAGCTCGCGCAGCGCGCCGAGGCGGTCCCCTTCAGCCTGGAGGAGCGGCTGCGCGGGCTGGGCGCGGCGTACAGCGTCGCCGAGGAGCCCTTCGCGCCGTACGTGGTCGAGGACGGGCTGCTCATCACCGGGCAGAACCCGGCGAGCGCCGCCCCCGTGGCGGAGGCGGTGGTACGGGCCCTGGGTTGA
- a CDS encoding RNA degradosome polyphosphate kinase, translating to MLRTPGEIPDPLEQGSQAPRPPLAPLAPLASSHQPQVVPTLEPDLDSDPDDYAGDDEAELPEGRFLDRERSWLAFNERVLELAEDPYTPLLERANFLAIFASNLDEFFMVRVAGLKRRIATGVATRSASGLQPREVLEMIWARSRELMARHAACHQQDIAPALADEGIHLVRWAELTEEEQARLFTLFRQQIFPVLTPLAVDPAHPFPYISGLSLNLAVVVRNPVSGHRHFARVKVPPLLSRFLEASPERYVPIEDVIAAHLEELFPGMEVLAHHMFRLTRNEDLEVEEDDAENLLQALEKELMRRRFGPPVRLEVEESIDPYVLDLLVRELKISDAEVYPLPGPLDLTGLFGIAGLDRPELKYRKFVARTHRDLAEVESASAPDIFAAVRERDVLLHHPYDSFSTSVQAFLEQAAADPDVLAIKQTLYRTSGDSPIVDALIDAAESGKQVLVLVEIKARFDEQANIKWARKLEESGCHVVYGLVGLKTHCKLSLVVRQEGELLRRYSHVGTGNYHPKTARLYEDLGLLTVDPQVGADLSDLFNRLSGYSRRESYRRLLVAPHSLRAGLVARVHQEIEHHRAGREAYVRVKVNSMVDEAVIDALYRASMAGVPVDVWVRGICALRPGVPGLSENIRVRSVLGRFLEHSRVFVFGNGDDPEVWFGSADMMHRNLDRRIEALVRVTDPAHRATLDRLLETGMADTTSSWHLDADGEWTRHSHDADGKALRHVQEMLIDARRRRRAPTS from the coding sequence ATGCTGCGTACTCCAGGAGAGATCCCTGACCCGCTGGAGCAGGGCTCCCAGGCGCCCCGGCCCCCGCTCGCCCCGCTCGCCCCGCTCGCCTCCTCGCACCAGCCGCAGGTTGTCCCCACCCTGGAGCCCGACCTCGACTCCGACCCGGACGACTACGCGGGCGACGACGAGGCGGAGTTGCCCGAGGGCCGTTTCCTGGACCGGGAACGCAGCTGGCTCGCCTTCAACGAGCGGGTGCTGGAGCTGGCCGAGGACCCGTACACCCCGCTGCTGGAGCGCGCCAACTTCCTGGCGATCTTCGCCTCGAACCTGGACGAGTTCTTCATGGTCCGGGTCGCGGGGCTGAAGCGGCGCATCGCGACCGGAGTGGCGACCAGGTCGGCCTCCGGGCTCCAGCCGCGCGAGGTGCTGGAAATGATCTGGGCCCGGTCCCGCGAGCTGATGGCCCGGCACGCCGCCTGCCACCAGCAGGACATCGCCCCGGCTCTGGCCGACGAGGGCATCCACCTGGTGCGCTGGGCGGAGCTGACCGAGGAGGAGCAGGCCCGCCTGTTCACGCTGTTCCGGCAGCAGATCTTCCCCGTGCTGACCCCGCTCGCGGTCGACCCGGCACACCCCTTCCCCTACATCTCGGGGCTCTCCCTCAACCTCGCCGTGGTGGTCCGGAACCCGGTCAGCGGCCACCGGCACTTCGCCCGCGTGAAGGTGCCGCCCCTGCTGTCGCGCTTCCTGGAGGCGTCACCGGAGCGGTACGTGCCCATCGAGGACGTGATCGCCGCCCACCTGGAGGAGCTGTTCCCGGGCATGGAGGTGCTGGCGCACCACATGTTCCGGCTCACCAGGAACGAGGACCTGGAGGTGGAGGAGGACGACGCCGAGAACCTCCTCCAGGCCCTGGAGAAGGAGCTGATGCGCCGCCGCTTCGGCCCGCCGGTGCGCCTGGAGGTCGAGGAGTCCATCGACCCGTACGTACTGGACCTGCTGGTGCGGGAGTTGAAGATCAGCGATGCCGAGGTGTACCCGCTGCCCGGCCCGCTCGACCTCACGGGACTGTTCGGCATCGCGGGCCTCGACCGGCCCGAGCTGAAGTACCGGAAGTTCGTGGCGCGCACCCACCGCGACCTCGCCGAGGTCGAGTCGGCGTCCGCTCCGGACATCTTCGCGGCGGTCCGCGAACGGGACGTGCTGCTGCACCACCCGTACGACTCGTTCTCCACCTCCGTGCAGGCCTTCCTGGAGCAGGCCGCGGCCGATCCGGACGTGCTGGCCATCAAGCAGACGCTGTACCGCACCTCGGGCGACTCGCCGATAGTCGACGCGCTCATCGACGCCGCCGAGTCCGGCAAGCAGGTCCTGGTCCTGGTCGAGATCAAGGCCCGCTTCGACGAGCAGGCGAACATCAAGTGGGCGCGGAAGCTGGAGGAGTCGGGCTGCCACGTGGTCTACGGCCTGGTCGGTCTGAAGACCCACTGCAAGCTGTCGCTGGTGGTCCGCCAGGAGGGCGAACTGCTGCGCCGCTACTCGCACGTCGGCACCGGCAACTACCACCCCAAGACCGCCCGCCTCTACGAGGACCTGGGCCTGCTCACCGTCGACCCGCAGGTCGGCGCGGACCTCTCCGACCTCTTCAACCGGCTCTCCGGCTACTCCCGCCGCGAGAGCTACCGCCGCCTGCTGGTCGCCCCGCACTCGCTGCGGGCCGGCCTGGTCGCCCGTGTCCACCAGGAGATCGAGCACCACCGGGCGGGCCGCGAGGCGTACGTCCGCGTCAAGGTCAACTCGATGGTGGACGAGGCGGTCATCGACGCGCTGTACCGGGCGAGCATGGCCGGGGTGCCGGTGGACGTGTGGGTGCGCGGGATCTGCGCGCTCAGGCCCGGTGTGCCCGGACTCTCGGAGAACATCCGGGTGCGGTCCGTCCTCGGCCGCTTCCTGGAACACTCCCGCGTCTTCGTCTTCGGCAACGGCGACGATCCCGAGGTGTGGTTCGGCAGCGCCGACATGATGCACCGCAACCTCGACCGGCGTATCGAGGCGCTGGTCCGCGTCACCGACCCGGCCCACCGCGCCACCCTCGACCGGCTGCTGGAGACCGGCATGGCCGACACCACCAGCTCCTGGCACCTCGACGCCGACGGCGAGTGGACCCGCCACAGCCACGACGCCGACGGCAAGGCGCTCCGCCACGTACAGGAAATGCTGATCGACGCGCGGAGGCGCCGACGTGCCCCGACTTCCTGA
- a CDS encoding J-domain-containing protein: MTERKPADVSHEDWVEHQIRQAERRGEFAELPGRGKPLPGNETEYDALWWVKAKMRREGLGQERADASASLVAVCRRDAEELPAVLARVEDEAEVRRRVAELNRRITDLHLMPPPGPPLGIPRFKVGEVVREWRLAREAAARGRPRAAGRD, encoded by the coding sequence ATGACAGAGCGGAAACCGGCGGACGTCTCGCACGAGGACTGGGTGGAGCACCAGATCCGGCAGGCCGAGCGGCGGGGTGAGTTCGCGGAGCTGCCCGGTCGGGGGAAGCCGCTGCCGGGCAACGAGACCGAGTACGACGCGCTGTGGTGGGTCAAGGCGAAGATGCGGCGGGAGGGGCTGGGGCAGGAGCGGGCCGACGCCTCGGCCTCGCTGGTGGCCGTCTGCCGCCGGGACGCCGAGGAGCTGCCCGCGGTGCTGGCGCGGGTCGAGGACGAGGCGGAGGTGCGTCGCCGGGTCGCCGAGCTGAACAGGCGGATCACCGACCTGCACCTGATGCCGCCGCCCGGGCCGCCGCTGGGCATCCCCCGCTTCAAGGTCGGCGAGGTGGTGCGGGAGTGGCGCCTGGCACGGGAGGCGGCGGCACGCGGGCGGCCGCGCGCCGCCGGCCGGGACTGA